The Bacillus sp. Y1 genome has a window encoding:
- a CDS encoding heparinase II/III family protein: MNIADLKSLLDMEAPLLFETTEEKNLWWRKVKNNPNYQPFLDEIRMEGKRLLQKKEPELTFSLFKLFEENGSRVEYEKVYFEKRRRLTTFAIMVLIEPETSVYREELENTIWSICNEYSWCLPAHLLHSNETSTTIEYSLDSPMIQQYSIDLFAAETAFSLAEILKLTEDSLSPLICKRIYEELYRRIFTSFTRTTFKWETDTHNWAAVCAGSIGAAAIHLIKDKEELAIILEKVLPALDCYVSGFQKDGFCLEGYGYWQYGFGYYVYFADLLKKCTLGKVDLFASEKIHQIALFQQRCFLEDHLVVNFSDAVPTASVFLGLSHYLSRIYDDVKVPRQELRAKYTDDHCSRWAPALRNLLWFDENAQEKAWGSGTFYSKDSGWMISKYHESTVNFSFAAKGGHNDEPHNHNDLGHFILQGKKEVFLKDLGSGLYDKDYFGEKRYTFVGNGSQGHSVPIINHQYQVEGESHFASILQAEAGEEVDLFELDLVKAYDVDTLSSLKRKFLWVKKNLPKLVLEDTYTFTEQPVSIIERLIVPSLVITEEEDGVVLEGKSRVRILYDKRQLYVDVKKFHFVNHFRETEEHLALDFTVLHPVKNCKVELVFQFE; this comes from the coding sequence TTGAATATAGCCGATCTTAAAAGCTTACTGGATATGGAAGCCCCATTATTGTTTGAGACTACTGAAGAGAAGAATCTTTGGTGGAGGAAGGTAAAGAACAACCCAAACTACCAGCCATTTCTCGATGAAATTCGAATGGAAGGGAAGAGACTACTCCAAAAAAAAGAGCCAGAACTAACCTTTTCCTTGTTTAAGCTTTTTGAGGAAAACGGCTCTCGAGTGGAATATGAAAAGGTGTATTTTGAAAAGAGAAGGCGTCTGACTACCTTTGCCATAATGGTCTTAATTGAACCGGAAACAAGTGTGTATCGGGAGGAACTAGAAAATACTATTTGGTCCATTTGTAATGAGTACTCTTGGTGCCTGCCTGCTCATTTATTACACAGTAACGAAACATCAACGACGATTGAATACTCCTTGGATTCCCCGATGATACAGCAGTATTCGATTGACTTATTTGCTGCAGAAACGGCCTTTTCGTTGGCAGAGATATTGAAATTAACCGAGGATTCTTTGTCACCACTAATATGTAAGCGTATTTATGAGGAACTATACAGGAGGATTTTTACTTCATTTACTCGCACCACCTTCAAATGGGAAACCGATACTCATAATTGGGCGGCTGTTTGTGCAGGTTCCATCGGTGCAGCGGCCATCCATCTTATAAAGGACAAAGAAGAGTTAGCCATTATTTTAGAAAAGGTACTACCAGCTTTGGATTGTTATGTGAGTGGATTTCAGAAGGATGGCTTTTGCCTCGAAGGCTATGGATATTGGCAATATGGCTTTGGTTACTATGTCTATTTTGCTGATTTATTAAAAAAGTGCACCTTAGGGAAAGTGGATTTATTTGCTTCAGAGAAAATTCATCAAATCGCCCTTTTTCAACAAAGATGTTTTTTAGAGGACCATCTAGTGGTGAACTTTTCGGATGCGGTTCCGACAGCTTCTGTATTTTTAGGACTAAGTCATTATTTGAGTCGGATTTACGATGATGTGAAGGTCCCTAGACAAGAGCTTCGGGCAAAGTATACAGATGACCACTGCTCAAGATGGGCACCAGCACTCCGAAATCTTTTGTGGTTTGATGAAAATGCTCAAGAAAAGGCTTGGGGTAGTGGAACCTTCTATTCAAAAGATTCAGGATGGATGATCTCAAAATATCATGAATCAACGGTAAATTTCTCCTTTGCGGCAAAGGGTGGGCATAATGATGAACCGCATAATCATAACGATCTTGGTCACTTTATCCTGCAGGGGAAGAAAGAGGTATTTTTAAAAGATTTAGGGTCTGGTTTATATGATAAAGATTATTTCGGTGAAAAGCGCTACACCTTTGTAGGTAATGGATCACAGGGGCATTCGGTACCGATTATTAACCATCAATACCAAGTAGAGGGCGAATCTCATTTTGCTAGCATTCTACAGGCGGAAGCAGGAGAAGAGGTCGATCTCTTTGAGTTGGATCTAGTCAAAGCCTATGACGTAGACACATTATCATCATTGAAACGAAAGTTTTTATGGGTAAAAAAGAATCTACCTAAGCTGGTTTTGGAGGATACCTACACCTTTACTGAACAACCGGTATCCATTATTGAACGATTGATTGTTCCTTCTCTAGTGATTACAGAGGAAGAGGATGGTGTTGTTTTAGAAGGAAAAAGTAGAGTAAGAATTTTATATGATAAAAGACAGTTGTATGTTGATGTGAAAAAGTTCCATTTTGTCAATCATTTTCGTGAAACAGAAGAACACTTGGCACTCGACTTTACCGTATTACACCCGGTTAAGAATTGTAAAGTAGAGTTGGTTTTTCAATTTGAATAA
- a CDS encoding glycoside hydrolase family 88 protein — protein sequence MAEQLLWVNTAWEQIVKKIERTSLRIGANFPHASKDGQYDLAVPYWWTAGFWPGILWQVYRDTQNIKLMNLAEECEQKLDAVQQNYYQLDHDMGFMWTLTSVAHYKLTGNEDSKRRALLAANLLMGRFNVNGNFIRAWNPWTEGEDNSGVAIIDCLMNLPLLYWASEETGDPRFKSMAKKHADTVLEHFIRSDGAVHHIVRFDSETGERIEALGGQGYAPFSAWSRGAAWAIYGMTLSYRYTKEANYLEAAKRVAHFFLSHLPDDRVPAWDFRLPHDVESPKDSSAGAIAACGLLLLAEKVSATEAATYQKAGENILESLYKNYGDWDGAEEGLILHGTSHFPEVKYTDNPLIYGDYYFVEGIARLKGYRELFW from the coding sequence ATGGCTGAACAATTGCTTTGGGTAAACACCGCATGGGAACAGATCGTTAAAAAAATAGAAAGAACTAGTCTGCGAATTGGGGCCAACTTTCCTCATGCGAGTAAAGATGGTCAGTATGATTTAGCCGTGCCGTATTGGTGGACGGCTGGATTTTGGCCAGGAATATTGTGGCAGGTGTATCGGGATACGCAAAACATTAAGTTAATGAATCTAGCAGAGGAATGTGAACAGAAGCTAGATGCTGTTCAACAAAATTACTATCAACTAGATCATGATATGGGATTTATGTGGACGTTAACGAGTGTGGCTCATTATAAGTTAACAGGAAATGAGGATTCGAAGCGACGCGCGTTGTTAGCAGCCAATTTACTGATGGGACGCTTTAATGTGAACGGAAACTTTATAAGAGCCTGGAACCCTTGGACAGAGGGCGAGGACAATAGTGGGGTGGCGATTATCGATTGCTTAATGAATCTTCCTCTCTTGTACTGGGCCTCAGAAGAAACAGGTGATCCAAGATTTAAGAGTATGGCGAAAAAGCACGCCGATACTGTCTTAGAGCATTTTATTCGCAGTGATGGTGCCGTTCATCATATTGTCCGATTTGATTCTGAAACGGGTGAAAGAATCGAAGCGCTAGGTGGCCAAGGGTATGCTCCTTTTTCAGCCTGGTCAAGAGGAGCGGCATGGGCCATCTATGGGATGACGTTAAGCTACCGTTATACGAAGGAAGCAAACTATTTAGAGGCAGCTAAAAGAGTCGCTCATTTCTTTCTCTCACACCTTCCTGATGATAGGGTACCGGCATGGGATTTCCGCCTTCCACATGATGTGGAGTCGCCAAAGGATTCATCTGCGGGTGCGATTGCCGCTTGTGGTCTTCTTTTATTAGCTGAAAAGGTGTCAGCTACAGAAGCAGCTACGTATCAAAAGGCAGGGGAGAACATATTAGAATCACTATATAAAAATTATGGAGATTGGGATGGGGCTGAAGAGGGGTTAATTTTACACGGTACAAGTCATTTCCCAGAAGTAAAATACACCGATAATCCCCTTATCTACGGAGATTACTATTTTGTAGAAGGCATCGCTAGATTAAAAGGGTATAGAGAGTTATTTTGGTAG